A portion of the Corynebacterium rouxii genome contains these proteins:
- a CDS encoding replication initiation protein, with amino-acid sequence MSLANLRQIDTAEACVISHVSNLGVCGGLYDTPASATDRDFLREHLGSEVLHASKTRRFSHAYYTVTNEETGEQVTKPRMYRVTSAAFTTCQYVMLTKVKRAAVIVVDIDQPGTEGGHPSNLAVDVRTKLAALVSKGIGPAWVGINPQSGKAQALWLIDPVYADASGKSRNMGLLASTTRALGEMLDHDPHFSHRFSRNPFYEGNDPTAYKWYRQHNHVMRLGDLIKEVRAMSGQLQYEKTRQQFTSGRELITAVKTRREEAQAFKFSPR; translated from the coding sequence ATGAGTTTAGCTAATCTTCGGCAGATAGACACAGCCGAAGCGTGTGTCATCTCGCATGTTTCCAATCTAGGCGTATGTGGTGGACTTTACGACACTCCGGCAAGTGCCACTGACCGGGACTTCCTACGCGAGCATCTCGGTAGTGAGGTACTGCACGCCAGCAAAACCCGTAGGTTTTCGCACGCCTATTACACGGTGACAAACGAGGAGACCGGCGAGCAGGTCACAAAACCACGTATGTACCGCGTGACTTCTGCTGCCTTTACCACGTGCCAGTACGTCATGCTGACGAAGGTCAAGCGTGCCGCCGTGATCGTTGTAGACATTGACCAGCCAGGCACTGAAGGAGGTCACCCATCGAATCTTGCTGTCGATGTGCGTACTAAATTAGCTGCACTGGTATCTAAGGGGATAGGGCCTGCATGGGTTGGCATCAATCCTCAATCGGGGAAGGCTCAGGCGTTGTGGTTGATTGATCCTGTCTACGCTGATGCATCCGGTAAGTCTCGGAACATGGGTTTGCTCGCGTCTACGACCCGTGCATTGGGAGAAATGCTGGATCACGACCCGCATTTTAGTCACCGCTTTAGTCGTAATCCGTTCTATGAGGGCAATGATCCGACCGCTTACAAATGGTATCGCCAGCACAACCACGTGATGCGGCTAGGAGATCTAATTAAGGAGGTTCGCGCTATGTCAGGACAGTTGCAGTATGAAAAGACCCGTCAGCAGTTCACCAGCGGGCGCGAGTTGATTACTGCCGTTAAAACCCGCAGGGAAGAAGCCCAGGCGTTTAAGTTTTCCCCGCGCTAG
- a CDS encoding helix-turn-helix domain-containing protein, with product MDSSSNRDKTTTGTTMTTRVKMPRNGHTVKEAAKITGLSTATIIRWTSEPREDYLARADEKRRRVRELRSKGLSIRTIAQETGYSVGTVHRYIKQSQVA from the coding sequence ATGGATTCAAGCAGCAACCGAGACAAAACAACGACTGGAACGACTATGACTACCCGTGTAAAAATGCCCCGCAATGGTCACACAGTAAAAGAGGCTGCAAAGATAACAGGACTTTCAACAGCAACGATTATTCGTTGGACTTCGGAGCCGAGAGAGGATTATCTCGCGAGAGCAGATGAAAAGCGACGCCGAGTCCGCGAACTGCGCAGTAAGGGGCTCTCTATCCGCACCATTGCTCAGGAAACCGGTTATAGCGTTGGAACGGTTCACCGATACATCAAGCAATCTCAGGTCGCCTAA
- a CDS encoding lactococcin 972 family bacteriocin, with amino-acid sequence MKTSRRISIAAVSLATSVLAVSASIADSQETQGVKVIESQILTVNERREPTLGMVTFDTTSAPPSGKITTYKIRGLPGSTTEQVGGGTWTYGWNLINASTRQCFSRYIHRSKSHTATAIMGGVTRSSTARSESWASAEVVGELTSGTCNAYWSTQ; translated from the coding sequence ATGAAGACATCAAGACGGATCAGCATCGCAGCTGTATCTCTTGCAACCTCTGTTTTAGCGGTCTCAGCATCTATCGCAGATTCCCAGGAAACCCAAGGCGTTAAGGTCATTGAAAGCCAAATCCTCACAGTTAATGAAAGAAGAGAGCCTACGTTGGGAATGGTCACATTTGACACCACAAGCGCGCCCCCGTCAGGCAAAATCACCACCTATAAAATTCGTGGCTTGCCTGGTTCCACAACGGAACAAGTTGGCGGAGGAACATGGACTTATGGATGGAATCTGATTAATGCATCAACGAGGCAGTGCTTTTCTCGTTACATACACAGGTCAAAGAGCCATACAGCTACAGCAATCATGGGCGGAGTCACACGAAGCTCAACAGCACGTTCTGAATCTTGGGCTTCTGCAGAAGTAGTTGGGGAGCTAACGTCAGGAACCTGCAACGCCTACTGGTCGACGCAGTAA
- the relB gene encoding type II toxin-antitoxin system RelB family antitoxin, whose amino-acid sequence MPARRTGRSGSFYIREALEKHLDELEYVYGVRSEYEAIRRGELETIRLDEVERDLLDG is encoded by the coding sequence TTGCCCGCACGGCGTACCGGTCGGTCAGGATCTTTTTACATACGAGAAGCCTTAGAAAAACATCTTGACGAGCTTGAGTACGTCTATGGCGTTCGCAGCGAGTATGAAGCTATTCGACGCGGAGAGCTGGAGACAATCAGATTGGACGAGGTAGAGCGTGACCTCTTGGACGGTTGA
- a CDS encoding type II toxin-antitoxin system RelE family toxin yields MTSWTVEFSPRAAKELWTLDRPVQKRIVAYLREISTLPNPQMRGKALTGNWAGFWRWCVGDYRLVAAIEDDRVVIVVVSIGHRSQVYDD; encoded by the coding sequence GTGACCTCTTGGACGGTTGAGTTTTCTCCGCGTGCTGCTAAAGAGCTTTGGACGCTTGACCGGCCAGTTCAAAAGCGCATTGTTGCGTATCTTCGAGAAATCTCTACTCTGCCCAATCCGCAAATGCGTGGTAAGGCGTTAACCGGCAACTGGGCGGGTTTTTGGCGTTGGTGTGTGGGGGATTACCGCCTCGTTGCAGCTATTGAAGATGATCGTGTTGTCATTGTTGTTGTTTCCATTGGTCACCGATCTCAGGTTTACGACGACTAA
- the casA gene encoding type I-E CRISPR-associated protein Cse1/CasA produces MVSLLEIRWILALDTQGNQISVGIRDIFAGEVQVAYIQGESPAQDYAVMRLLLAIFWRAHSMDIDMDVEPFDFLEWFNKMRRRLARKGKDQVVLDYLDRYADRFDLFDAKAPFMQVAGLHMASGGYRHITTIIPEAQNEYFSMRGGKERDSVSIEEAARWLVYAQAFDYNGIKSGAVGDSRVKGGRGYPIGTGWTGMTGGTLVKGEDLLDTLLLNTTLETLNDPEDRPVWERTAYGPDERAVVGENSQPQGPADLATWQSRRIRLIPEGDRVVGVIVCNGDKIPDAGANVLDDPMTPYRFSANKSKKDHDVYYPRPYDVERTMWKALDALVVAETDGGFSAKEKAPKRPKNLASLAELAVQKANVPAVLNVDLVSVEYGPHASSVATTYASRMSMPVVLLLTEAKHLRGKVREIARATTQSAVALGQFSGNLLDAAGGEYAFQPAITDRVLAELEPRFNDWLERLRDISPEQAIQENESLTDLEKAWQHTARSIIDQHARILLRGAGPKALAGRIQYRDADDHKGRVVSAAGYYRMLQRKLDEVLPLTVRKQEKEGE; encoded by the coding sequence GTGGTTTCGTTACTGGAGATCCGCTGGATTCTGGCTCTTGATACTCAAGGTAACCAGATTTCAGTTGGAATACGAGATATTTTCGCGGGGGAGGTGCAGGTTGCCTATATTCAGGGGGAGTCCCCAGCTCAAGACTATGCAGTGATGCGGCTTTTGCTGGCTATTTTCTGGCGTGCCCATTCCATGGATATCGACATGGACGTGGAACCTTTTGATTTCCTTGAATGGTTCAACAAGATGAGACGTCGTCTTGCTCGAAAAGGGAAAGATCAGGTCGTCCTAGACTATTTGGATCGTTATGCTGATCGCTTCGATCTTTTTGATGCAAAAGCTCCCTTTATGCAGGTAGCGGGTCTTCATATGGCATCGGGTGGGTATAGACATATAACGACGATCATTCCGGAAGCGCAAAATGAGTATTTCAGTATGCGTGGAGGGAAAGAACGCGACTCTGTTTCGATCGAAGAAGCTGCGCGCTGGCTAGTTTATGCACAAGCTTTTGACTACAACGGTATTAAATCGGGTGCTGTGGGAGACTCGCGCGTCAAAGGTGGAAGAGGTTACCCAATTGGTACCGGCTGGACTGGTATGACGGGCGGCACCTTAGTCAAAGGTGAGGATCTTCTCGACACTCTACTGTTGAATACCACTCTGGAAACCTTGAATGACCCCGAAGACCGCCCCGTGTGGGAGCGTACTGCGTACGGGCCAGATGAAAGGGCTGTGGTTGGAGAGAACTCGCAACCTCAAGGCCCTGCAGATTTAGCTACATGGCAGTCACGTAGGATCCGGTTGATACCCGAAGGGGATCGAGTCGTAGGAGTAATTGTCTGTAACGGGGACAAGATACCGGACGCTGGTGCCAATGTGCTAGATGATCCGATGACCCCATATCGTTTCTCCGCGAATAAGTCGAAAAAAGACCATGATGTTTACTATCCACGTCCTTATGACGTAGAGCGAACAATGTGGAAAGCGCTAGATGCCTTAGTCGTTGCAGAAACTGATGGCGGTTTTAGTGCTAAAGAAAAGGCTCCTAAGCGGCCGAAAAACCTTGCTAGCCTGGCGGAATTGGCTGTACAAAAGGCCAATGTTCCAGCAGTGCTGAATGTGGATCTGGTTTCTGTGGAGTACGGTCCGCATGCATCGTCGGTAGCAACTACCTATGCTTCTCGCATGAGCATGCCGGTAGTTTTGCTCCTGACGGAAGCGAAACATCTGCGAGGAAAAGTGCGCGAGATTGCTCGTGCAACCACACAATCTGCAGTGGCTTTAGGGCAGTTTTCAGGAAATCTACTCGACGCGGCTGGTGGGGAATATGCATTCCAACCTGCGATAACAGATCGTGTGTTAGCGGAACTGGAGCCGAGATTTAATGACTGGCTTGAGCGGTTGCGTGATATTTCACCAGAACAAGCAATTCAAGAGAACGAATCGTTGACGGATCTGGAGAAAGCCTGGCAGCACACGGCGCGGTCAATCATTGATCAGCATGCGCGGATTTTATTGCGCGGTGCTGGTCCCAAGGCATTGGCAGGACGAATTCAGTATCGCGACGCTGATGACCATAAAGGACGAGTGGTATCGGCAGCTGGCTATTACCGAATGCTGCAGCGGAAACTCGATGAGGTGCTTCCTCTAACAGTAAGAAAACAAGAAAAGGAAGGAGAGTAA
- the casB gene encoding type I-E CRISPR-associated protein Cse2/CasB, which produces MAENKDALRAAVGATCHRLQEAYLGDRNSARHHSARATLAELRHGATVDIRKNPLGLEKVLFAMAGDFSDRLVGHGDNPSPSEEAAFVALTLFGVHMQSATSPVHIPQVSFASACGRLHSLGTSDSIKPRVDAMLLASQEQARLVHIRSLVTLLRANNIGFDYGLLARDLRALNDPKKRAGIQLRWGRDFAIGHFRNSNSTTNSTQTA; this is translated from the coding sequence ATGGCGGAAAACAAAGATGCCCTTCGCGCTGCAGTGGGGGCGACATGTCATAGGTTGCAAGAGGCCTACCTAGGTGATCGGAATTCGGCACGACATCACAGTGCTCGCGCTACCTTGGCAGAGTTACGTCACGGTGCCACTGTGGATATCAGGAAAAATCCACTGGGCCTAGAAAAAGTGTTGTTTGCAATGGCAGGGGATTTTTCTGACCGTCTAGTTGGACATGGGGATAATCCATCGCCCTCTGAAGAAGCAGCTTTTGTGGCACTCACACTGTTCGGTGTGCATATGCAGTCTGCTACATCACCAGTGCATATTCCACAAGTGAGTTTTGCTTCTGCGTGTGGTCGACTTCATTCGTTGGGAACTTCGGATTCAATCAAGCCACGTGTCGACGCCATGCTTTTAGCCTCCCAGGAACAAGCACGATTGGTTCACATTCGATCGTTGGTGACACTCCTACGGGCTAACAACATTGGATTTGACTACGGACTTTTAGCACGTGATTTGCGTGCCCTTAATGATCCAAAGAAACGCGCTGGCATTCAGCTTCGATGGGGACGGGATTTTGCCATTGGGCATTTCCGTAACTCCAATTCCACTACTAACTCCACTCAAACTGCTTAG